A region of Halalkaliarchaeum desulfuricum DNA encodes the following proteins:
- a CDS encoding HAD-IIA family hydrolase has protein sequence MDSDAMATEQMTSPEYEAAILDLDGTVYRGGKLLDGAAQSVDRFRKLGTEVLFLTNKAIARRSDYSEKLTKLGIAADVDDVVNSGWVTARYAAKTYPDRTAFVIGETPLVEELRSAGVETTTTTPGDLLVVSMDREFTYEKLDLALRTLEEEVPFLATNPDRTCPTENGAIPDAAGMIGAVERVTDRTVDVMLGKPSETMLETALSEVGSDPAHCLVIGDRLETDILMGERAGMTTALVLSGVTDRKTLEEADVSPDYVLDSLADINTVFSGK, from the coding sequence ATGGATTCGGATGCAATGGCGACCGAACAGATGACGAGTCCCGAGTACGAAGCTGCGATACTCGATCTGGACGGCACCGTGTATCGGGGCGGTAAACTGCTCGATGGAGCCGCTCAAAGCGTCGACCGGTTTCGAAAATTGGGAACGGAGGTCCTGTTTCTCACGAACAAGGCGATCGCACGGCGAAGCGATTACAGCGAGAAGCTCACGAAGTTGGGCATCGCCGCAGACGTGGACGACGTCGTCAACTCAGGGTGGGTGACTGCACGCTACGCGGCGAAAACGTACCCTGACCGAACGGCGTTCGTCATCGGCGAAACCCCGCTGGTGGAGGAACTCCGCAGTGCCGGGGTCGAGACCACGACGACGACTCCAGGCGATCTCCTCGTGGTATCGATGGACAGGGAGTTTACCTACGAGAAGCTCGACCTTGCGCTCCGGACGCTGGAGGAGGAAGTCCCGTTCCTGGCGACGAACCCGGACCGGACCTGCCCGACCGAAAACGGCGCGATCCCGGACGCCGCGGGCATGATCGGTGCCGTCGAACGAGTGACCGATCGGACCGTCGACGTGATGCTCGGAAAGCCTTCCGAGACCATGCTGGAGACGGCCCTTTCCGAGGTGGGGAGCGATCCGGCCCACTGCCTCGTAATCGGCGACAGGTTGGAAACTGATATCCTGATGGGAGAGCGCGCCGGCATGACGACCGCCCTGGTTCTCTCGGGAGTCACCGACAGAAAAACCCTCGAGGAGGCAGATGTGTCACCGGATTACGTTCTCGACTCGCTTGCGGACATCAATACGGTGTTTTCGGGCAAATGA
- a CDS encoding HAD family hydrolase has translation MADEPSGRTATSPVLLDMDGVLLRGRETEPWVYARAADYVIEELDLSPSDPQRELLRKHRCDEEIVAVCETLGVSLETFWERKEAHASRIENRRIRDGERTPFEDAEAVFELARDRQLGVVSNNRHETVEFVAEYLEFDEVLEYVRGRDPTVEAFRQLRKPNPHYIFEALASLDNSDGWYVGDRPKDMLAAERAGLDGIFLRRTFNQKETPDVEPTHEIDSLYELKTVLPPENDDC, from the coding sequence ATGGCTGACGAACCGTCGGGCAGAACCGCCACCTCCCCCGTATTGTTAGACATGGACGGCGTTCTGCTCCGGGGACGGGAGACCGAACCATGGGTGTACGCCCGGGCCGCCGACTATGTCATTGAGGAACTGGACCTCTCGCCGAGCGACCCACAGCGGGAGTTGCTCCGGAAGCACCGCTGTGATGAAGAGATCGTCGCCGTCTGTGAAACGCTTGGCGTTTCGCTGGAGACGTTTTGGGAACGGAAAGAAGCCCACGCCAGTCGAATCGAAAACAGGAGAATTAGAGACGGGGAGAGAACTCCCTTCGAGGACGCCGAGGCCGTTTTCGAACTCGCCCGGGATCGACAGCTCGGGGTGGTCTCCAACAACCGTCACGAAACGGTCGAGTTCGTGGCCGAGTATCTGGAGTTCGACGAGGTTCTCGAGTACGTACGGGGACGCGATCCGACCGTCGAGGCGTTCCGACAGCTCCGTAAACCGAACCCCCACTACATCTTCGAGGCGCTGGCGTCTCTCGACAACTCCGACGGCTGGTACGTCGGCGACCGACCGAAAGACATGCTGGCTGCAGAACGCGCCGGATTGGACGGGATATTCCTCAGAAGGACATTCAACCAGAAGGAAACACCCGACGTTGAACCCACACACGAGATCGACTCGCTGTACGAACTCAAAACGGTGCTTCCTCCCGAAAACGACGACTGTTGA
- a CDS encoding extracellular solute-binding protein has protein sequence MPQRTNRRRILKSTGALALGGTIAGCLGEEPDDDVQTYTVGHGEYEQEVSSADFPDELFIYAVQTGWSNWDAVMEAFEDEYGIPLHDDQRTSGEALSNIRANANNQTHSAYNGFYPVGLEAWEDGFTTDYKPAGWDQVPDEFKTDDGHVTATRQMTVAINYRRDVYEERGLDEPETWEDLKHPDIAQDMAINVPGAGAGLNAMLSINHAYGGDLDDLDPLFEYLEEIADHGAEHRRNLDRQFTAGEISTYAEFDFGGLSTKYNDDDIAEEDVGVMIPTGPDGGEGAVAAPYGYALLEGAPNPDTAKLFMDFVLSPDVQQLFFDGFVRPIRADELDAPDEFPPQEQYSAASFEIDQIELLEKQEDIVSEIIDQSPLPGVEA, from the coding sequence ATGCCGCAACGCACAAACCGACGGCGGATTCTCAAATCGACCGGTGCACTGGCACTCGGCGGGACGATTGCGGGTTGTCTCGGGGAAGAACCCGACGACGACGTCCAAACGTACACAGTAGGTCACGGCGAGTACGAACAGGAAGTAAGCTCCGCTGACTTCCCGGACGAACTGTTCATTTACGCGGTGCAGACCGGCTGGTCGAACTGGGACGCGGTCATGGAGGCGTTCGAGGACGAATACGGGATCCCTCTCCACGACGACCAGCGGACCTCGGGTGAGGCGCTCTCGAACATCCGGGCCAACGCCAACAATCAGACCCACTCGGCGTACAACGGGTTCTATCCAGTGGGGCTGGAGGCGTGGGAGGACGGTTTCACTACGGACTACAAGCCTGCAGGCTGGGACCAGGTCCCCGACGAGTTCAAGACCGACGACGGCCACGTAACGGCGACCCGGCAGATGACCGTGGCAATCAACTACAGGCGAGACGTCTACGAGGAGCGCGGCCTCGACGAGCCGGAAACCTGGGAGGACCTCAAACACCCCGACATCGCACAGGACATGGCGATCAACGTCCCGGGCGCAGGGGCGGGGCTGAACGCGATGCTCTCGATCAACCACGCGTACGGCGGTGACCTCGACGATCTCGATCCGCTCTTCGAGTACCTCGAGGAGATCGCCGACCATGGCGCGGAACACAGGCGAAACCTCGACCGGCAGTTCACTGCCGGCGAGATTTCGACTTACGCCGAGTTCGACTTCGGCGGTCTCTCGACGAAGTACAACGACGACGACATTGCCGAAGAAGACGTGGGCGTGATGATTCCGACCGGTCCCGACGGCGGCGAAGGCGCCGTGGCGGCACCGTACGGCTACGCCCTGCTCGAAGGGGCACCGAACCCCGACACTGCGAAACTGTTCATGGACTTCGTCCTCTCACCGGACGTTCAACAACTCTTCTTCGACGGGTTCGTGCGTCCGATCCGCGCTGACGAACTGGACGCGCCCGACGAGTTCCCGCCCCAGGAGCAATACTCGGCGGCTTCCTTCGAGATCGATCAGATCGAACTTCTTGAAAAACAGGAAGACATCGTCTCTGAGATCATCGACCAGAGCCCGCTGCCGGGTGTGGAGGCCTGA
- a CDS encoding ABC transporter permease: MSGSTASADTRNPSGVVAKAQSAAFPETEADRERRRIVIMCLPYFALAAVGAFVPLAIMARMSVSTERFENAGFTMEAWRTLLTEPVYWEVAWNTLWFAVATTVFSVVIGVAISHALAKYDLPFENTLIALISFPIALPGIVVAFMIIVLFGRTGLLTNLVAFFTGQSPIDLAMAVSVFGLFLGYSFSLIPRSTMVLRGAFAEINEDAEEAARSLGASPLLTFYYVTLPQVWPGIVAALVLTFRTALAIFGTVLVLPALNVATLRISLEIQSLGFNSQIAAAIGLIYFFFILSFTFAGVKLLDNEALKI, from the coding sequence ATGTCCGGTTCGACCGCTTCGGCTGACACCAGAAACCCGAGTGGCGTCGTCGCGAAAGCGCAGTCGGCCGCGTTCCCTGAGACGGAAGCCGACCGCGAGCGCCGCCGGATCGTCATCATGTGTCTCCCGTACTTCGCTTTGGCGGCGGTCGGCGCCTTCGTCCCGCTGGCAATCATGGCCAGGATGAGTGTCTCGACCGAGCGCTTCGAAAACGCCGGCTTCACCATGGAAGCCTGGCGGACGCTGCTTACTGAACCCGTCTACTGGGAAGTCGCCTGGAATACACTGTGGTTTGCGGTCGCAACGACGGTGTTCAGCGTCGTCATCGGGGTCGCGATCTCCCATGCGCTGGCCAAATACGACCTCCCCTTCGAGAACACGCTGATCGCATTAATCTCGTTCCCCATCGCGTTGCCGGGGATTGTCGTCGCATTCATGATCATCGTCCTTTTCGGACGCACGGGGCTTTTGACGAACCTGGTTGCGTTTTTCACCGGACAGAGCCCGATCGATCTGGCGATGGCGGTGAGCGTTTTCGGGCTGTTTCTCGGCTACTCGTTTTCCCTGATCCCGCGGTCGACGATGGTGTTGCGTGGGGCGTTCGCCGAGATCAACGAGGACGCCGAAGAGGCCGCCCGCTCGCTGGGCGCGAGTCCCCTGTTGACGTTCTATTACGTGACACTCCCACAGGTTTGGCCGGGAATCGTCGCCGCCCTCGTACTCACGTTCCGCACTGCGCTTGCGATATTCGGGACGGTGCTCGTGTTACCCGCCTTGAACGTCGCGACGCTCCGGATCTCCCTTGAGATCCAGTCGCTCGGGTTCAACAGTCAGATCGCCGCCGCGATCGGCCTGATTTATTTCTTCTTCATTCTCTCGTTTACGTTCGCAGGCGTCAAACTGCTCGATAACGAGGCACTGAAAATATGA
- a CDS encoding ABC transporter ATP-binding protein, which produces MAEVTLDSVTKRYAEEIAVDDITLTVEDGQVLGVIGPSGCGKTTTLRTIAGFETPTDGRVLFDGEDVTDVPPENRNVGLVFQSYALFNNMTVLDNVAFGLKMQGVAKAERETRANELLELVGIEEHADKNPKQLSGGQQQRVGLARALAIEPRILLLDEPMTGLDAKLKDRLEREIGTLLEELEITALYVTHDQREAMIMCDRIAVMNDGHIEQVGSPEEIYEQPANEFVAEFVGTANVLEGTIHDGQIDLGFAQLGTDGLSVSDGDVTVVVRPEGITVGRGPIEATISDIYYAGETIQATALLPDGQELSIELDKSMGRLSENDTIELELDPTEIHVLSN; this is translated from the coding sequence ATGGCAGAAGTAACACTCGATTCAGTCACGAAACGATACGCCGAGGAGATTGCGGTCGACGACATTACGCTGACCGTGGAGGACGGTCAAGTACTCGGGGTCATCGGTCCCTCCGGCTGCGGGAAGACGACGACCCTTCGCACGATCGCGGGGTTCGAAACCCCGACTGACGGACGCGTCCTGTTCGACGGCGAGGACGTCACCGACGTCCCGCCGGAGAATCGAAACGTGGGGCTGGTGTTTCAGTCGTACGCCCTATTCAACAACATGACGGTGCTCGACAACGTCGCGTTCGGGTTGAAAATGCAGGGCGTCGCGAAAGCGGAGCGCGAAACGCGCGCGAACGAGCTGCTGGAGCTTGTCGGCATCGAGGAACACGCCGACAAAAACCCAAAACAGCTCTCGGGTGGTCAGCAACAGCGGGTCGGTCTGGCCCGTGCGCTGGCCATCGAACCACGAATCCTCCTTCTGGACGAACCGATGACGGGTCTCGACGCCAAACTCAAAGATCGGCTCGAACGCGAAATCGGAACGTTGCTCGAAGAACTCGAGATCACTGCACTGTACGTCACCCACGACCAGCGCGAGGCGATGATAATGTGTGACCGGATCGCCGTCATGAACGACGGTCACATCGAACAGGTCGGCTCGCCCGAAGAGATCTACGAACAGCCGGCAAACGAGTTCGTCGCCGAGTTCGTCGGGACGGCAAACGTCCTCGAGGGAACGATCCACGACGGCCAGATCGACCTCGGGTTTGCTCAACTCGGGACGGATGGGTTGTCGGTTTCCGACGGCGACGTGACGGTCGTCGTCAGGCCAGAAGGTATCACTGTCGGCCGCGGCCCTATCGAAGCGACGATTTCGGACATCTATTATGCAGGGGAAACCATCCAGGCCACCGCTTTGCTTCCCGACGGCCAGGAGCTCTCGATCGAACTCGACAAGTCAATGGGCCGGCTCAGTGAAAACGACACAATCGAGCTCGAACTCGATCCGACGGAGATACACGTCCTTTCGAACTGA
- a CDS encoding ABC transporter permease, with the protein MTGDDSQSDTEEFRTSRRKRSRIHRLDVSSLIGRKLVTLVLVGTLVFLMLPIFMTIVASFGTTWTGVLPRGYFNLDNWLTVLGLAEGVGVRQGVISGLAFSTLLATGGMVINVIVGVPIAYALTRYDFFAKDYINTLAILPIVPGIVLAVAFLRTYPEMGGSAFGLIIGYALLKSPYMVLTVQSSFQAMNLQQIEESARSLGASWIRTFLTVIVPNAKNGIIAGCIITWTLAAAEFNFTFMVHARGPRPFSLFLFENITRSPVLQGAAAVSVYFAIVTAAILILQTAGKAGFTTVEEQ; encoded by the coding sequence ATGACCGGAGACGACTCCCAATCCGACACGGAGGAGTTCCGGACCAGTCGCAGAAAGCGGAGCCGTATTCACCGGCTCGACGTCAGCAGCCTGATCGGTCGCAAACTCGTCACACTGGTTCTGGTCGGGACGCTCGTGTTCCTGATGCTCCCGATCTTCATGACGATCGTCGCCTCGTTCGGGACGACGTGGACCGGTGTTCTCCCCCGGGGCTATTTCAACCTCGACAACTGGCTCACCGTGCTGGGACTGGCCGAGGGGGTCGGCGTCCGGCAGGGCGTGATCTCCGGGCTTGCCTTCAGCACGCTGTTGGCGACAGGCGGGATGGTGATCAACGTCATCGTCGGCGTCCCGATCGCCTATGCGCTGACGCGATACGACTTCTTCGCGAAGGATTACATCAACACCCTCGCGATTTTGCCGATCGTGCCCGGGATCGTGCTCGCGGTCGCGTTCCTCAGGACCTATCCCGAAATGGGGGGTTCAGCGTTCGGCCTCATCATCGGCTACGCGCTGTTGAAATCACCGTACATGGTGTTGACCGTCCAGAGTTCCTTCCAGGCGATGAATCTCCAGCAGATCGAAGAGAGTGCCCGATCCCTGGGTGCCTCCTGGATCCGGACGTTCCTGACGGTGATCGTTCCCAACGCCAAAAACGGGATCATCGCCGGCTGCATCATCACCTGGACGCTCGCTGCGGCGGAGTTCAATTTCACGTTTATGGTACACGCGCGCGGACCGCGGCCGTTCTCGCTTTTCCTCTTCGAGAACATTACCCGCTCGCCGGTGCTCCAGGGGGCCGCCGCAGTCTCGGTCTACTTTGCAATTGTGACGGCAGCAATACTGATCCTCCAGACCGCCGGGAAGGCAGGATTCACCACCGTCGAGGAACAATAG
- a CDS encoding FGGY family carbohydrate kinase has product MSERQFIGVINQGTTGTQFVVFDRVEPVAEAFSAVDRMVDGYDRVEYDPEDLWTSTLDSIQRGLRRADIGPEELAGIGFATQRQTTVVWDRKTGQPVGNAIGWQDRHTAGGIATLDRGEIELIRNRTGLIPDPYFAGPKLKGLLDTDDALRARAHAGGLLFGTVDSWLVYNLTGRHVTDVTNAAQTMLFDIREQKWDDDLLALFDVPRAMLPEVRPSSDPVGFGRTDPDGVLATEIPVTGVLGDQQASLVGQAGFDPGDAKVTYGSGNFFLQNTGDEPVQAGDDLLTTIWFQEAGEDPLYGLEGPVFTTGSILERLGDVGFLDEPERITRLSRSVDSTDGVFVVPEFDGFGSQRWGPGSRISLVGLARHTRREHVARAAVESIAFGTRAAVEAAETATGVEHDRLRVDGGAIYDDEFARMQATLIGIPLVRSAVTQTAALGAAVAAGLALEVWESPTQVREQRTIEETFRPEGSETDAVDRRYRDWRDVVDTVRCL; this is encoded by the coding sequence ATGTCCGAGCGACAGTTCATCGGTGTTATCAACCAGGGGACCACCGGTACGCAGTTCGTCGTCTTCGATCGAGTAGAGCCGGTTGCCGAGGCCTTCTCAGCGGTCGATCGGATGGTCGACGGCTACGACAGGGTGGAGTACGATCCGGAGGACCTGTGGACGAGTACCCTCGATTCCATCCAGCGGGGGCTCCGTCGGGCCGATATCGGTCCGGAGGAACTCGCAGGGATCGGATTCGCGACGCAGCGGCAGACCACCGTCGTCTGGGACCGAAAGACCGGCCAGCCGGTCGGTAACGCGATCGGCTGGCAAGATCGACACACCGCCGGCGGGATTGCGACGTTGGATCGGGGAGAAATCGAACTGATCCGAAACCGGACCGGACTGATTCCAGACCCGTACTTCGCGGGTCCCAAATTGAAGGGGCTCCTCGACACCGACGACGCCCTTCGAGCGCGGGCACACGCGGGCGGTCTCCTGTTTGGAACCGTCGACAGCTGGCTGGTGTACAATCTCACGGGACGCCACGTGACGGACGTGACAAACGCCGCCCAGACGATGCTGTTCGACATCCGCGAGCAGAAGTGGGACGACGACCTCCTCGCCCTGTTTGACGTTCCCCGGGCGATGCTCCCGGAGGTTCGACCCTCGAGTGATCCAGTCGGATTCGGCAGAACCGATCCCGACGGCGTGCTCGCAACTGAGATCCCAGTTACGGGCGTCCTTGGTGACCAACAAGCGTCCCTCGTCGGCCAAGCTGGGTTCGATCCTGGCGACGCGAAGGTGACCTACGGCTCGGGGAACTTCTTCCTACAGAATACCGGGGACGAGCCCGTACAGGCTGGAGACGATCTCTTGACCACGATCTGGTTCCAAGAGGCGGGTGAGGATCCACTGTATGGACTCGAGGGGCCAGTTTTCACGACCGGTTCGATCCTCGAGCGACTCGGAGACGTCGGGTTCCTCGACGAACCGGAGCGGATCACCCGCCTAAGTCGCAGTGTCGATTCCACGGACGGCGTGTTCGTCGTCCCGGAGTTCGACGGGTTTGGCTCGCAGCGCTGGGGACCGGGCAGTCGGATCTCCCTCGTTGGGTTGGCGCGTCACACCCGCAGGGAGCACGTCGCCCGGGCAGCCGTCGAGAGCATCGCGTTCGGGACCCGGGCGGCCGTCGAGGCAGCGGAGACTGCCACCGGCGTCGAACACGACCGTCTCCGCGTCGACGGCGGGGCGATCTACGACGACGAGTTCGCCCGGATGCAGGCGACATTAATCGGGATACCGCTGGTCAGGTCAGCGGTGACTCAGACCGCTGCCCTCGGGGCCGCCGTGGCGGCCGGCCTCGCCCTGGAGGTCTGGGAGTCGCCGACGCAGGTGCGGGAGCAACGGACGATCGAGGAGACGTTCCGACCCGAAGGCAGTGAAACCGACGCCGTTGACCGTCGATACCGGGACTGGCGGGACGTGGTCGACACCGTCCGATGTCTCTAG
- a CDS encoding Cdc6/Cdc18 family protein: protein MDLAERIARRRSQATEDRLVVDWDALNPGVHLPEPVGREALFEALFDAIDPVFDETLPPNVYVWGPPGSGKSAIVSALIPTLKEVLSRHQPVYTATRGGSELSGMRFVYIDARQASSRFRLYRQTLDAIRTGAVPERGIGTEELHEQLREELSVVEGALLAIDHLEESNTPSLEQVADVFGDLEKVSWMGIGRTPPEDLAVAPPSAGVHIPPYSYELVDILTVRATRGLSRNLNHVHARRLAEWADGNAHDALGALLVAAVSATNAGRTRIHAEDINRGIDEIPADGVPLGRLVALSENERTIIRKLLDRPHEDARTIDALADDISAQTDLTSSTVKRLLYELAQNDILSRVQVSPDNRVVGRKPSKVTPNFSRTLFEHLYEPDVGDPQPMSGRP, encoded by the coding sequence ATGGATCTCGCTGAGCGGATCGCTCGGCGTCGGAGTCAGGCGACCGAGGACCGTCTCGTCGTCGACTGGGACGCGTTGAACCCCGGCGTCCACCTGCCGGAACCGGTCGGGCGGGAGGCGCTATTTGAGGCGCTGTTCGACGCGATCGATCCGGTTTTCGACGAGACGCTTCCCCCGAACGTGTACGTGTGGGGACCACCGGGATCCGGGAAGTCGGCAATCGTGAGCGCGCTTATACCGACGCTGAAGGAGGTACTGTCCCGACACCAGCCAGTCTACACTGCGACCCGGGGCGGGAGCGAACTCTCCGGAATGCGGTTCGTGTATATCGACGCGAGACAGGCGTCGAGTCGCTTTCGCCTGTACCGACAGACACTGGACGCGATTCGAACCGGGGCCGTACCTGAGCGAGGGATCGGAACCGAGGAACTGCACGAACAGTTACGAGAGGAACTGTCTGTGGTCGAGGGGGCTTTGCTCGCGATCGATCATCTCGAGGAATCGAATACCCCCTCGCTCGAACAGGTCGCGGACGTATTCGGGGACCTCGAGAAGGTTTCCTGGATGGGGATCGGCAGAACACCGCCGGAAGATCTCGCTGTGGCTCCCCCAAGCGCGGGCGTACATATTCCGCCATACTCCTACGAGCTGGTGGACATCCTCACGGTTCGTGCCACTCGTGGACTGTCCCGGAATCTCAATCACGTCCACGCCCGACGGTTGGCCGAATGGGCCGATGGTAACGCCCACGACGCCCTCGGCGCGTTGTTAGTGGCCGCAGTGAGTGCCACGAACGCCGGGAGAACCAGGATCCACGCGGAAGACATCAACCGCGGAATCGATGAGATACCCGCCGACGGGGTTCCCCTCGGACGGCTCGTTGCGCTTTCTGAGAACGAACGGACGATTATCCGGAAGCTGCTGGATCGTCCACACGAAGATGCGCGAACGATTGACGCCCTCGCCGATGACATCTCCGCACAGACGGACCTAACGAGTAGCACGGTCAAGCGTCTACTTTACGAACTCGCACAAAACGACATCCTCAGCCGTGTACAGGTGTCCCCGGACAATCGGGTGGTGGGGCGCAAACCGAGCAAGGTTACGCCAAACTTCTCCCGGACGCTGTTTGAGCATCTTTACGAACCAGACGTTGGGGACCCCCAGCCCATGTCGGGACGTCCATGA
- a CDS encoding aminomethyltransferase family protein gives MVSDSLEAALAASENTVDYLRENPGRHPYPVSSEHTNWIEEQQSWRETCSLSDLSHHQRDFYVEGPDALEVFLDCGINDFSEFEVDQAKQFAACNPDGYLIGDGVLFHLDDNRFKLTGTPVPSNWVEYNIETGDYDVSIAVDERYWDKDDPENDDPPRTFRYQLQGPNAVEVMKAATEEGLSELPFFNFEAVTIAGRTVNALRHSMIAEPGYEIWGPWEYRDDVRGAILEAGEEHGIRQLGEKSYKAQGQEKGWVARPLPAIFGEEMRSYREWLDADCYEATSPIGGSFYATDVSDYYLDPVELGYERFIDWDRDFVGKEALKQRAEDPERTRVALEWNDEDVLDIFASLFREGKTYKYFDLSMPYWAVFHYDEVLVDGDHAGVSKYFGYSYNERSVLSVGIVDVDHAEPGTEVTVVWGEKGGESPNPKVEPHEQTEIRATVHPVPYVE, from the coding sequence ATGGTTTCAGACAGCCTCGAAGCGGCGCTCGCAGCGTCCGAAAACACCGTCGATTATCTTCGAGAAAACCCAGGGAGACATCCCTATCCGGTATCCTCCGAGCACACGAACTGGATCGAGGAACAACAGAGCTGGCGAGAGACGTGCTCGCTTTCGGATCTCTCACACCACCAGCGAGACTTCTACGTCGAGGGCCCCGACGCGCTCGAGGTATTTCTCGACTGTGGGATCAACGACTTCAGCGAGTTTGAAGTCGACCAGGCGAAGCAGTTTGCCGCGTGCAACCCCGACGGCTACCTGATCGGCGACGGTGTGCTGTTTCACCTCGACGACAATCGGTTCAAACTCACCGGGACGCCGGTCCCGTCGAACTGGGTGGAGTACAACATCGAGACCGGAGACTACGACGTCTCGATAGCAGTGGACGAACGGTATTGGGACAAAGACGACCCCGAAAACGACGATCCACCCCGGACGTTCCGATACCAGCTCCAGGGACCGAACGCGGTCGAGGTCATGAAAGCGGCGACGGAAGAAGGCCTCTCTGAACTCCCATTTTTTAACTTCGAGGCGGTCACCATCGCCGGTCGGACGGTCAACGCGTTGCGACACTCGATGATCGCGGAGCCGGGGTACGAGATCTGGGGGCCCTGGGAGTATCGCGACGACGTAAGGGGGGCGATCCTCGAGGCCGGCGAAGAGCACGGGATCCGCCAGCTCGGCGAAAAAAGCTACAAGGCCCAGGGCCAGGAGAAAGGCTGGGTGGCACGCCCGCTCCCGGCAATCTTCGGCGAAGAGATGCGATCGTACAGGGAGTGGCTCGACGCCGACTGCTACGAGGCGACCAGCCCGATCGGCGGCAGTTTCTACGCAACGGACGTGAGTGACTACTATCTGGACCCGGTCGAACTGGGGTACGAGCGGTTCATCGACTGGGATCGTGACTTCGTCGGCAAGGAGGCCCTCAAGCAACGCGCCGAAGACCCCGAACGAACACGTGTGGCCCTCGAGTGGAACGACGAAGACGTTCTCGACATTTTTGCCTCACTTTTCCGGGAAGGAAAGACGTACAAGTACTTCGACCTCTCGATGCCGTACTGGGCTGTGTTCCACTACGACGAGGTGCTAGTGGACGGTGACCACGCCGGCGTCTCGAAGTACTTCGGCTATTCGTATAACGAACGGTCGGTCCTGTCAGTCGGCATCGTCGACGTGGATCACGCTGAACCGGGTACCGAGGTGACAGTCGTCTGGGGGGAGAAGGGAGGCGAATCGCCGAACCCGAAGGTCGAACCCCACGAACAGACTGAGATCCGGGCGACTGTCCATCCTGTTCCGTACGTCGAATGA